In the genome of Streptomyces globosus, one region contains:
- a CDS encoding CitMHS family transporter, giving the protein MLTFLGFAMIATFLVLIMMKKMSPIAALVLIPALFCVFAGQGAHLGDYVIDGVGKLAPTAAMLMFAIVYFGVMIDVGLFDPIVRGILRFCKADPVRVVVGTAVLAAVVSLDGDGSTTFMITVSAMYPLYKRLGLSLVVMTGVAATANGVMNTLPWGGPTARAATALKLDAGDVFVPMIPALAVGLLCVFALAYALGLKERRRLGTLALPGGAEPQPVAVAAAGTAAPAAAGPADTAPAAGHRDESRTDAAAGPASGPASPAAGAAAAGFQGLDPRRPTLRPRLYWFNAGLTAALLTAMIMELLPIPVLFLLGAALALTVNFPHMPDQKARIAAHADNVLNVAGMVFAAAVFTGVLSGTGMVKHMADWLVAAIPEGMGPHMALVTGLLSLPLTYFMSNDGFYFGVLPVLAEAGAAHGVSPLEIARASLVGQALHMSSPLVPAVYVLVGMAGVEFGDHTRFTVKWAALTSLAVLAAGMLFGII; this is encoded by the coding sequence ATGCTGACCTTCCTCGGCTTCGCCATGATCGCCACCTTCCTGGTCCTGATCATGATGAAGAAAATGTCGCCCATCGCGGCGCTCGTCCTCATCCCCGCACTCTTCTGCGTGTTCGCCGGGCAGGGCGCCCACCTCGGCGACTACGTCATCGACGGCGTCGGCAAACTCGCCCCGACCGCCGCCATGCTGATGTTCGCCATCGTCTACTTCGGGGTGATGATCGACGTCGGGCTCTTCGACCCGATCGTCCGGGGCATCCTCCGCTTCTGCAAGGCGGACCCGGTGCGCGTCGTCGTCGGCACCGCCGTCCTCGCCGCGGTCGTCTCCCTCGACGGCGACGGCTCCACCACCTTCATGATCACCGTCTCGGCCATGTACCCGCTCTACAAGCGGCTCGGCCTGAGCCTCGTCGTCATGACCGGAGTCGCGGCCACCGCCAACGGCGTCATGAACACCCTTCCGTGGGGCGGCCCCACGGCGCGCGCCGCCACCGCCCTGAAACTGGACGCCGGCGACGTGTTCGTCCCGATGATCCCGGCCCTGGCCGTAGGCCTGCTGTGCGTGTTCGCCCTCGCCTACGCCCTCGGGCTGAAGGAGCGCCGCCGCCTCGGCACGCTCGCGCTGCCCGGCGGCGCCGAGCCGCAGCCGGTCGCCGTCGCCGCAGCCGGCACCGCCGCCCCTGCCGCAGCCGGCCCCGCCGACACGGCTCCGGCCGCCGGTCACCGTGACGAGTCCCGTACCGACGCCGCGGCCGGGCCGGCTTCCGGTCCCGCCTCGCCGGCCGCCGGCGCGGCCGCCGCCGGGTTCCAGGGGCTCGACCCGCGAAGGCCCACGCTGCGGCCGCGGCTGTACTGGTTCAACGCCGGCCTCACGGCCGCCCTGCTGACCGCGATGATCATGGAGTTGCTGCCCATCCCGGTGCTGTTCCTCCTCGGCGCCGCCCTCGCCCTCACCGTCAACTTCCCCCACATGCCCGACCAGAAGGCACGGATCGCCGCCCACGCCGACAACGTCCTCAACGTCGCCGGCATGGTCTTCGCCGCCGCCGTCTTCACCGGCGTCCTCAGCGGCACCGGCATGGTCAAGCACATGGCCGACTGGCTCGTCGCCGCGATCCCCGAGGGCATGGGCCCGCACATGGCGCTGGTGACCGGCCTCCTCAGCCTGCCGCTCACCTACTTCATGTCGAACGACGGGTTCTACTTCGGCGTGCTTCCCGTCCTCGCCGAGGCCGGCGCCGCGCACGGCGTCTCCCCGCTGGAGATCGCCCGCGCCTCGCTCGTCGGCCAGGCCCTGCACATGTCCAGCCCGCTGGTTCCGGCCGTGTACGTCCTCGTCGGCATGGCCGGCGTCGAGTTCGGCGACCACACCCGCTTCACCGTGAAATGGGCGGCGCTGACCTCGCTCGCCGTCCTCGCGGCGGGGATGCTTTTCGGCATCATCTGA
- a CDS encoding molybdopterin-dependent oxidoreductase, whose protein sequence is MPRTALRICPLCEATCGLTLTVDGATVTGARGDREDVFSRGFICPKGAAFGALDSDPDRLRTPLVRRGGRLREAGWDEAFEAVATALPALVSEYGAQSVGVVLGNPNVHTMAGALYPPLLLRTLGTRNLFTASTLDQMPKHVSSGLLFGDPFAIPVPDLDRTGFLLLIGANPVESNGSLCTAPDFPGRLKALRARGGTLVVVDPRRTRTARLADRHLAPRPGSDALLLAALARTLLADHRPTLPPELADRLHGLRELREALARFTPEAVAPACDITAAEIRDLARDLAAAPTAAVYGRIGSCTVEYGTLASWLVDVLNILTGNLDRPGGALFPLPAAGPRPRPGGPGRGFTLGRWHSRVGGHPEAKSELPLVALAEEIETPGEGRIRGLVAIAANPVLSSPDGRRLDAALAGLDFMVSVDPYLNETSRHAHVVLPPPPPAQSAHHDFAFNGFAVRNQVRYTRPAVPLQEGLLDECEIHARLVLAAAGLHGPAVPDAAEAVDEPVIRAALAKETADPDSPLHGQDPGRLAGLLTGASGPERRLDLMLRLGPYGDLFGAGHDARAGGGLTLARLLDRPHGIDLGPLQPRLPDVLKTRSGRIELLPDPIAAELPRLRSALAERPAALVLVGRRHLRSNNSWMHNVPALAGGSNRCTLHVHPQDAERLGLTDGGRARVTADGGSLDVPVEVTDTVRAGVVSLPHGWGHDRDGARLSVAAASPGANVNQLLDGSRLDPLSGTAVLNGFPVELAPLP, encoded by the coding sequence ATGCCCCGCACCGCCCTGCGCATCTGCCCCCTCTGCGAAGCCACCTGCGGCCTCACGCTCACCGTCGACGGCGCAACCGTCACCGGCGCCCGGGGCGACCGCGAGGACGTTTTCAGCCGCGGCTTCATCTGCCCCAAGGGGGCGGCCTTCGGCGCGCTCGACTCCGACCCCGACCGGCTGCGCACGCCGCTCGTCCGGCGCGGCGGCCGGCTGCGGGAGGCCGGCTGGGACGAAGCCTTCGAAGCCGTCGCGACCGCGCTCCCGGCGCTCGTCTCGGAGTACGGCGCCCAGTCCGTCGGCGTCGTCCTCGGCAACCCGAACGTCCACACCATGGCCGGCGCCCTCTACCCGCCGCTGCTCCTGAGGACGCTCGGCACGCGCAACCTCTTCACCGCCAGCACCCTCGACCAGATGCCCAAGCACGTCTCCAGCGGCCTCCTGTTCGGCGACCCCTTCGCCATCCCCGTCCCCGACCTCGACCGCACCGGCTTCCTGCTCCTGATCGGCGCCAACCCGGTCGAATCGAACGGGTCGCTGTGCACCGCCCCCGACTTCCCGGGCCGGCTGAAGGCGCTGCGCGCCCGCGGCGGCACCCTCGTCGTCGTCGACCCCCGCCGCACCCGCACCGCGCGCCTCGCCGACCGGCACCTCGCACCGCGCCCCGGCAGCGACGCCCTGCTGCTGGCCGCGCTCGCCCGTACCCTGCTCGCCGACCACCGCCCCACGCTGCCGCCGGAACTCGCGGACCGCCTCCACGGGCTCCGGGAACTCCGCGAGGCCCTCGCGCGTTTCACCCCCGAGGCCGTCGCCCCGGCCTGCGACATCACGGCCGCCGAGATCCGCGACCTCGCCCGCGACCTCGCGGCCGCCCCCACCGCCGCTGTCTACGGGCGGATCGGCAGCTGCACCGTCGAGTACGGCACCCTCGCCAGCTGGCTCGTCGACGTACTCAACATCCTCACCGGCAACCTCGACCGGCCGGGCGGCGCCCTCTTCCCGCTCCCGGCCGCCGGCCCCCGGCCCCGTCCCGGCGGACCGGGCAGGGGCTTCACCCTCGGCCGCTGGCACAGCCGGGTCGGCGGCCACCCCGAGGCCAAGTCCGAGCTGCCGCTCGTCGCCCTCGCCGAGGAGATCGAGACGCCGGGGGAGGGCCGGATCCGCGGCCTCGTCGCCATCGCCGCGAACCCGGTGCTGTCCTCCCCCGACGGTCGGCGCCTCGACGCGGCACTGGCCGGCCTCGACTTCATGGTCAGCGTCGACCCGTACCTCAACGAGACATCCCGCCACGCACACGTCGTGCTGCCGCCTCCGCCGCCCGCACAGAGCGCGCACCACGACTTCGCCTTCAACGGGTTCGCCGTACGCAACCAGGTGCGCTACACCCGGCCCGCCGTCCCGCTCCAGGAAGGTCTGCTCGACGAGTGCGAGATCCACGCCCGCCTCGTCCTCGCGGCAGCCGGGCTGCACGGCCCCGCCGTACCCGACGCGGCCGAAGCCGTCGACGAGCCCGTCATCCGGGCCGCCCTCGCCAAGGAGACCGCCGACCCGGACTCGCCGCTGCACGGGCAGGACCCGGGCCGGCTCGCCGGCCTGCTCACCGGCGCCAGCGGCCCCGAGCGGCGGCTCGACCTGATGCTCCGGCTCGGCCCGTACGGCGACCTGTTCGGCGCCGGCCACGACGCGCGAGCCGGCGGAGGGCTCACCCTGGCGCGGCTCCTCGACCGGCCGCACGGCATCGACCTGGGCCCGCTGCAGCCCCGCCTCCCGGACGTGCTGAAGACGCGCAGCGGCCGCATCGAGCTCCTGCCGGACCCGATCGCGGCCGAACTCCCCAGGCTGCGCAGCGCCCTCGCCGAACGCCCCGCCGCCCTGGTGCTCGTGGGCCGCCGCCACCTGCGGTCCAACAACAGCTGGATGCACAACGTCCCGGCCCTTGCCGGAGGTTCCAACCGCTGCACCCTCCACGTCCACCCGCAGGACGCCGAGCGCCTCGGCCTCACCGACGGAGGCCGGGCCCGGGTCACCGCCGACGGCGGCAGCCTGGACGTGCCCGTCGAGGTCACGGACACCGTGCGCGCCGGAGTGGTCAGCCTCCCGCACGGCTGGGGCCACGACCGCGACGGCGCCCGGCTGTCCGTCGCCGCCGCCTCGCCCGGGGCCAACGTCAACCAGCTCCTCGACGGCTCCCGGCTCGACCCGCTGTCCGGCACGGCAGTCCTCAACGGCTTCCCCGTCGAGCTGGCACCCCTGCCCTGA
- a CDS encoding TetR/AcrR family transcriptional regulator, which translates to MDPVPATHSLRRAPVQQRSADRLARILEACAELLGESGYENLSTRAVAARAGVPIGSVYRFFGNKRAMAIALAHRNLDRYTDAIADRLAALPDSGWRPVADVVLDEYLAMKRTVPGFALVDFGVPSPPEDGPAADPNRTVAARLTELLATHLGRTPDAALERAVLVAVEATDALTKLAFRTDPAGDPAIVEEIRAMMQAYLARVLD; encoded by the coding sequence ATGGACCCCGTGCCCGCCACCCATTCCTTGCGCCGTGCGCCCGTACAGCAGCGCAGCGCCGACCGGCTCGCCCGGATCCTCGAGGCCTGCGCCGAACTCCTCGGCGAATCGGGCTACGAGAACCTCAGTACCCGGGCCGTCGCCGCACGCGCAGGCGTGCCCATCGGATCGGTCTACCGCTTCTTCGGCAACAAGCGGGCCATGGCCATCGCCCTCGCCCACCGCAACCTGGACCGCTACACCGACGCCATCGCGGACCGCCTCGCCGCCCTCCCGGACTCCGGCTGGCGGCCTGTGGCCGACGTGGTCCTGGATGAGTACCTGGCCATGAAGCGGACGGTGCCCGGCTTCGCGCTCGTCGACTTCGGCGTGCCCTCGCCGCCTGAGGACGGCCCGGCCGCCGACCCCAACCGGACGGTCGCCGCACGCCTCACCGAACTCCTCGCCACGCACCTCGGCCGCACGCCGGACGCTGCCCTGGAGCGGGCCGTCCTGGTCGCCGTCGAGGCCACGGACGCGCTGACCAAGCTGGCGTTCCGGACCGACCCGGCGGGGGACCCGGCGATCGTGGAGGAGATCCGGGCCATGATGCAGGCGTACCTCGCCCGCGTCCTGGACTGA
- a CDS encoding right-handed parallel beta-helix repeat-containing protein, which yields MSWTPWTRRRPAARPALLAALLTLLPLLTLLTAAPAARAHEERPVTFPDGSGSVPAYRNAEPDLLVCKTDRPAFERRIAAFPEALRQRNLALYERCEKSGYRHLQQAVDAVDRPGMNIAILPGLYEEEPSLPKPSGECAALKAPSSALGYQILSYEQQVQCRHNQNLVAILGKKDLQIEGTGASRLDVVIDAKYQKLNAIRADRSNGVYFRNFTAQRTTFNALYVLAGDGFVIDDVLTRWNDEYGFLTFASDHGLYKNCESYGNGDSGIYPGSASNINEGRGYDVPRYSIEITGCRSHHNMVGYSGTAGDSVWVHDNEFDHNMGGASMDSAFPGHPGLPQNHAKFERNLIHDNNQDYYRYVADGTCAKPPVERGYEQGVVCPQISMPPGTGIITAGGNWNIYEGNWVYGHRRAGFYLSAVPAFIRGENAWSKQADTSHHNRYAENVLGRDKSGAVRPNGMDVWWDGQGRGNCWQPGPDGSSPGALPECGERRGAVSGGSHRLVGEPVKLAQLLVCADYDVQARRLPAGCDWYGARGLARVETQIALGTAAVLGLVGAVLWARRLRGSRLGTAASLLGLAGLALDVAGSTTPLADTAVPAVALLLLGLWWAGAGAALHADRPWLARLTLLLAGLTLLDAFDKAVLMIPGTPVSPAWARALAAVVWTLWAAAASARPTPTPTPAPTPTPTPAERRPR from the coding sequence CGTGGACCCGCAGACGCCCCGCCGCCCGGCCGGCCCTCCTCGCCGCCCTCCTCACCCTGCTGCCGCTGCTGACCCTCCTGACGGCCGCGCCCGCCGCACGCGCGCACGAGGAGCGGCCGGTCACCTTCCCCGACGGCAGCGGATCCGTGCCCGCCTACCGCAACGCCGAGCCCGACCTGCTGGTCTGCAAGACCGACCGGCCGGCCTTCGAGCGCCGCATCGCGGCCTTCCCCGAGGCGCTCAGGCAGCGCAACCTCGCCCTGTACGAGCGGTGCGAGAAGTCCGGCTACCGCCACCTCCAGCAGGCCGTCGACGCGGTGGACCGGCCAGGCATGAACATCGCGATCCTCCCCGGCCTGTACGAGGAGGAGCCCTCCCTGCCCAAGCCGTCGGGGGAGTGCGCCGCCCTGAAGGCCCCCTCCTCCGCGCTCGGCTACCAGATCCTGTCGTACGAGCAGCAGGTGCAGTGCCGGCACAACCAGAACCTCGTCGCCATCCTCGGCAAGAAGGACCTCCAGATCGAGGGGACGGGCGCGTCCCGGCTCGACGTCGTCATCGACGCCAAGTACCAGAAGCTCAACGCCATCCGCGCCGACCGGTCGAACGGCGTCTACTTCCGAAACTTCACCGCCCAGCGCACCACCTTCAACGCCCTGTACGTCCTCGCCGGCGACGGCTTCGTCATCGACGACGTCCTGACCCGCTGGAACGACGAGTACGGCTTCCTGACCTTCGCCAGCGACCACGGCCTGTACAAGAACTGCGAGTCGTACGGGAACGGCGACTCCGGCATCTACCCGGGCAGCGCCAGCAACATCAACGAGGGCCGCGGCTACGACGTCCCCCGCTACTCCATCGAGATCACCGGCTGCCGCAGCCACCACAACATGGTCGGCTACTCCGGCACCGCCGGGGACTCGGTGTGGGTGCACGACAACGAGTTCGACCACAACATGGGCGGCGCCTCGATGGACAGCGCCTTCCCCGGGCACCCCGGCCTGCCGCAGAACCACGCGAAGTTCGAGCGGAACCTCATCCACGACAACAACCAGGACTACTACCGGTACGTCGCCGACGGCACCTGCGCGAAGCCGCCCGTCGAGCGCGGATACGAGCAGGGCGTCGTCTGCCCGCAGATCTCCATGCCGCCGGGCACCGGCATCATCACCGCCGGCGGCAACTGGAACATCTACGAGGGCAACTGGGTGTACGGGCACCGCCGCGCCGGCTTCTACCTGTCGGCCGTGCCCGCCTTCATCCGCGGCGAGAACGCCTGGTCGAAGCAGGCCGACACCTCCCACCACAACCGGTACGCGGAGAACGTCCTGGGCCGCGACAAGTCCGGGGCCGTCCGCCCCAACGGGATGGACGTGTGGTGGGACGGACAGGGCCGCGGCAACTGCTGGCAGCCCGGCCCCGACGGCTCCTCCCCGGGAGCCCTGCCCGAGTGCGGGGAGCGCCGCGGAGCGGTGTCAGGCGGCTCGCACCGGCTGGTGGGCGAGCCGGTGAAGCTCGCACAGCTGCTCGTCTGCGCCGACTACGACGTGCAGGCGCGCAGGCTCCCCGCAGGCTGCGACTGGTACGGCGCCCGGGGCCTGGCCCGCGTCGAGACCCAGATCGCGCTGGGCACGGCCGCGGTCCTGGGGCTCGTCGGGGCGGTGCTGTGGGCGCGCCGGCTGCGCGGCTCCCGCCTGGGCACGGCGGCGTCGCTGCTGGGCCTGGCCGGCCTGGCCCTGGACGTCGCCGGCTCCACGACCCCGCTGGCCGACACGGCCGTCCCCGCCGTGGCCCTCCTCCTCCTCGGCCTGTGGTGGGCCGGCGCCGGCGCGGCCCTGCACGCGGACCGCCCCTGGCTGGCCCGGCTGACCCTCCTCCTGGCCGGCCTGACCCTCCTCGACGCCTTCGACAAGGCCGTCCTGATGATCCCGGGGACCCCCGTCAGCCCTGCCTGGGCCCGCGCCCTGGCAGCAGTCGTCTGGACCCTCTGGGCAGCCGCCGCCTCCGCCCGCCCCACGCCCACCCCCACCCCCGCGCCCACCCCCACACCGACCCCGGCCGAGAGGCGCCCCAGGTGA